The sequence AATTAAATAAAAAACAATGTCGGGCTACGCCCTCCCAGACCCAACCCTTTAGGGAGAGCTTTGCTCTCGCGGGCATAGCAAGTGTGTTCACACTTGCAAAAAAACAAAAAGGTCAGAATAGGTCAAATGTTCCACTTTGAACATTTTCCTATCCTGCCTTTTATGCTGATTTGGGGAGTTTCCCCAAGCCCCTAATTTTTTATTTTGTTTATTTTTCAAATAATTATTTGCGCTTTATTGCGCACGAGTGATGTAAAATTGTGACGCAATTTTTTTCCATGCTTCAAATTCTTCACTTTCCATTATCTGCAGACTATTTTCAATTTCTGTCAGTTCCCAAAATTCATCTTCACTAATAAAAGGTTCAATTTCTGTTAGAAATTGCTTAAACCTTTTTGACGCTTTAGCATGACTGAGTTTGCCATGTTTCTTCATCATTAAAGAAATTCCATAGGCTATATTAACTGTATCTTCTTCCATTTCTAAGATAACCTCCTTACTTAGATTTTTCCATTTCAGCTTTTAATGCTGCAAGTTCACTTGCTTTTTTGTCACTTTTTAAATCTGTGGGGCTTGATGAGGTTCCACCCCCAGTGCTTTTTTTGAGGTATCAACCGCCTCTCCAAGTTCAGCTTCCTTATTTTTGGCAGCATCCATTTTTTCTTTCAATGTCAATTTTCTATTTTTATCAATAGGGGTCATTTGTTCATAATTTTTAACAACCTTTGGCTTCAGCTGTTTATCAAAGTTTTGTCCTAAAGTTTTTGAAATTTCTTGAATTCGATTTAAAAGACTTGAAAGATGTTCTTGAGATAATGAAACTTCTTTTATTGAAGGTGGAGGTGTTTCTAGTCCTTGCCTACGAAGTAAAAGATAAGTGGTTGCTTCGATTTTCAATTTTTCAATTTCAGGAGTTTCTGAAATTTCAGGATTATTTTGATAGACCAACTCTTGAACAAGGGCTTTTAATGCTTCCTTTGGAGTCAGCCCTTTTTGAATATAGATTTCTTTTTGAGAAGACTTTAACCAAGAATGTTCAAAAGAAATTTCTCGACCTTCTTGCAAGACAGGTTTTTCTGTAAAGCGAATCGAATGAGTTGAAAGTAGGGCAAGATTTTGAAAAATTTCTAACGCTCGTTCACGTGGGATTTCATCAACAATTGACGGTTTTAAACTTGGCCCTACGGTTTGACTTTCGTCGAAAACTGAAACCACACTTTCAGTTACTTTCTCAATCTTTGGTTCGCCCTTATCATTTAAGATGACTTTTCCAGATTCGTCACGTTCGAGCTGAGGGTTAGGTAAAATGATTTTTAAAGCTTTACTCTTAGCTTTTATCTTTCTTTTTTTGATATCAGACCATGTTGTAAAATCAGCAACTTGACTCACATTAGGATTTTGAGCAATTAACAAACGGATATTTTTTTCGGTTTGTTCTGGCATAAATGTCATTACCTTTAGTAATTGATGAAAATGTTTATCCTCTTGATATTTTTTCAAGTCGTCTGATAAATAGTGATGAAGTTTATTAATTTCTCTTTTTTGTAAAAGGGTTGATAAATCATTTACTGTGTCAGAAACTTTTGGACTAATTCGAGCATCAGGAGTCTTTGGGTTTTTAGGAAATTTCCCTCCATTTTTTGCTTGTCTCAATTTACGAATTTCTTCTAATGTAGGCCGAGAGAGTTGTTCACTAGGCACATTAATAGAGAGGATAAAACGGCTGTTTTTTATCGTTTTATCATCGCTGTTTTTTGCTTCTTCAAACTTTGATTTTTTTTGTTCAAGAGTCAAAATACTTACTGCCTCTAAAGAAAGTCGCCCCGCACGGTCAGTTTCTAACTTTGAGAAGTCAGTTAAATTGAGTAATTCATAAATTTTAGAAATCGTATATGGCTTACCTTTGCTATTAATACGAGAGATTGTTTGCTTTACAAATTTCGATGTTGCGCTGGTTGGATTTGCATGGATAGGAGCGGCTTTTGGGGGAGAATATTTAGAAACTATATCTTCTATTTTTTCTATTTCTGATTGACTTTTAGGACGAGGAATCATGTTTTTTTGCATTTTTAATTCATCGTTCCAGTCAGCTTTTTCTTGCCCCTCCACAAGTGGTGGAAGGTCAGTTTCAATTTTTTTAAGAACATCAGGATAGGAATTTTTGAATTTTTCAATAAATTCATGCCCCGCTTTATCGTTATCAAATGCGAAAATAAAGCGACCTGCCTGTGGCTCACTTAACGTGATGAAGCTATGATAATTTTTTCTCAGAAAATCATCAGGGCTATCGATTAAACGTTGCACAAGCGCTTCTTTATGATGATATTTTTCATTATTAACTAGCGGAGAAGAGACAATCGTTTCTGCCATTGCCCGCCAGTAGGCGTCAGGTTTGTATCCGTCATTTGCGACTAATACAACATCTTTAAGTGTCCCTTTATGGAGTTCATAGTAGGACATTAAATCTATTGGGGCTTCAAGAGGAATGACGGATTTGGGTGTTCCAATGGTTACTTTAAGACCACTATAACTTCCAGAATTGAGTAAGGCTTTTTTCAATATTCCACTCTTATGTTTATGACCAGGTATTTCTGGGTGTGGTTCTAAACCATGAACACTTCCGCCAATAATTTTTCCTTCTAAATCAAAAGTTTTAAAGAAGATGACAGTCTCATAAAAGTATTCTCCATTTTCAAGTTCAGTTCTATATTTCCCTTGACTGATGACACCTTTTTCTAAAAAGAAGTCAATCGTTTCATCAGATAAGCCACGTTTTTCTTTAAGAAAAACTCGACCTAAATCGAAATTATCATCTTCATCATAGAAGAAATGAAAAGGTTGTTTTTTAGGATTATCAATCGGCTCAAATGTTCCGATTTCCATTTTTGCGAGACTGACAATACTTCGCTTGGCATATTTTTTGGCTTCTTCATGAGAAGTTGCTCCGTATTTTAAAACTGAAACAAGGTCAATGACTCCACCACCAAAACCTTTACCATTCCAGTAAAATTGATTGGTTTGTCCATTGAGTTTAAAAGATTCATGCCCCTGCCACTTTCCACTAAATTCTTTGCCTTCTTTCTCCAACTCCATTCCAAAAGATTGAGCAACTTCTAAAATGGCCTTGCTATTTGCGACATCTGTCAGTTTCTGTCTTTGAGAATTATTATCATATTTCATTTTTTACCTCATAATAAAAAAGACATGAACGCT is a genomic window of Lactococcus sp. S-13 containing:
- a CDS encoding toprim domain-containing protein → MKYDNNSQRQKLTDVANSKAILEVAQSFGMELEKEGKEFSGKWQGHESFKLNGQTNQFYWNGKGFGGGVIDLVSVLKYGATSHEEAKKYAKRSIVSLAKMEIGTFEPIDNPKKQPFHFFYDEDDNFDLGRVFLKEKRGLSDETIDFFLEKGVISQGKYRTELENGEYFYETVIFFKTFDLEGKIIGGSVHGLEPHPEIPGHKHKSGILKKALLNSGSYSGLKVTIGTPKSVIPLEAPIDLMSYYELHKGTLKDVVLVANDGYKPDAYWRAMAETIVSSPLVNNEKYHHKEALVQRLIDSPDDFLRKNYHSFITLSEPQAGRFIFAFDNDKAGHEFIEKFKNSYPDVLKKIETDLPPLVEGQEKADWNDELKMQKNMIPRPKSQSEIEKIEDIVSKYSPPKAAPIHANPTSATSKFVKQTISRINSKGKPYTISKIYELLNLTDFSKLETDRAGRLSLEAVSILTLEQKKSKFEEAKNSDDKTIKNSRFILSINVPSEQLSRPTLEEIRKLRQAKNGGKFPKNPKTPDARISPKVSDTVNDLSTLLQKREINKLHHYLSDDLKKYQEDKHFHQLLKVMTFMPEQTEKNIRLLIAQNPNVSQVADFTTWSDIKKRKIKAKSKALKIILPNPQLERDESGKVILNDKGEPKIEKVTESVVSVFDESQTVGPSLKPSIVDEIPRERALEIFQNLALLSTHSIRFTEKPVLQEGREISFEHSWLKSSQKEIYIQKGLTPKEALKALVQELVYQNNPEISETPEIEKLKIEATTYLLLRRQGLETPPPSIKEVSLSQEHLSSLLNRIQEISKTLGQNFDKQLKPKVVKNYEQMTPIDKNRKLTLKEKMDAAKNKEAELGEAVDTSKKALGVEPHQAPQI